The genome window GCTTCTCTGCCACTGCCTGGCTCACTCACATTTCTCAATACCTTGTGGGAAGAGTCATCACGTGGGCAGCACTTCCCCGGGCAGGAAGAACAAACAGTGGCCATCACTCTTTGTCTGCCGTGGAGGCCAAGAGGAGGGACAGAGCAATGAGTCCCAGATGCTCGTCCACTTGACCAGAGGCCCTGGTCGGTGTCCAATCCCCGCACAACCACCTCCCCACCGGCTCTGCCCCACGGAGTGGAGCTGGGTGCCACTCAGTCCAGCAGTCACTCACAGTTCAGACACCTCGGCACGCTCCTCCGCCCTCTCCAGCTCGCCCTCCAGGATGACCAACTTACGAGCTACCTGCGGAGACAGAAAGGATCAACCCAGACTGACCCTCCATTGCCCCACCTAGTAGGATGCCCTGCCCCTGCAGACAGCCAGGCTGCGCCCAGACCATCTGCAGCCGAGGGCTCTCTGCTGCTGCTTCGACTCTGACCATCCTGGAGAAAATCCAAAGTCTCTCCCTCAGGCCCCAGGAGTGAGGCAGacaggaagggcaggaagagatgAGACCACGGGGGCAGACAGAAGAGCAACTATGCACTTTCGTGGTCTAAAGACCCAGCACTGGGGACCACAAGTCCCCATCGGAGCCCAGCAGCAGGGCCAAAAGGGATCTGATCACTTGGTTTCCCCACTAAGTTAGACAAGTGTCACAGAATTTCCCTGGGCTTGTGGTATCGTGGAAGATAGAGTTTCCCAGCCTGAGTGGCTGTCTCAGGCAAAGCAGATGTGGACACAGGAGGACAGCTGAGCTAACCAAGGGCTTCCTTGAGGCGGCACCAGGCTTCTCCCTATCACAGATCCAtttcctccctgcttcctgccGCTGCTCTCGGCCAGCCCCGCTCCCTCCCCCACTCACCTCCTCGTATTTGCGGTCGGCCTCCTCAGCAATGTGCTTGGCCTCTTTGAGCTGCATCTCCTGAATCTCCATCTTCTCCTCATCTTTCATGGCCCGATTTTCTATCACCTTCATTCCTCTGCAAGGAGCAAACCTCGTCATTCCCTCCACACGCATCACAGCCTCATCACACACTTCCCCACACCTGCGCATCTCAACGCTTCTCTGACAGCCACTAAAAACCATACtccaggggggagggtgtagctcacctgtagagtgtgtgcttagtgtgtgcaaggttctgggttcaacccccagtacctccattaaaaaaaaaaagagaaaagaaataaataaacctaattaccccccagccaaaagaaattagaatatataaataaatctaattaccccccaaaagaaCCATATTCCAAGAAACTACAGCTGCTTTTACTCAATTCATTTTTAGTGAgcaccaggcactattctaagagcCTTAAAATTCACAACTCACCCCccacagaaatagacacattattcccattttacagaggaagaaactgaggcatagggaGGCTCAGTGACTTGCTCCAGAATCCATGCTCCCATCCTAGAGTCTCACTAACCAATAACCAGGTGGACTTGTACACCAACAGTTAGCACCGAGGGATCAGAGGTCTGGGCCAGCTTGGCTGTGGGAGTGAAGAATTCCGCTGCAGTGAGGGaggatgtgtgtatatgtgtgtgtgtttcacgaGAGGCCTTCCAGAAGAGTCCACAAGTGAACAACGAGCGGAAAGTTATTCTTCAGTGAGTCGGAACTGTACAAAAAAGctccagaaaaatgaaagaatatggCAGGGAGGTCAGGGGGGCTGGATCCCAGGCTGCACGCTTGAATGACATGCTAAGGATTTTATGCCCAGGTGACAGGGAACCACAGAGGGGTTTCAAAAATAGAAGTGAGTGGAAACCAGAATGATGGATGGAGTGAGAAGACCAGGGAAGAGGCAGGCAGCTCCACAAGGTGACAGATAAGGGTACCTACAACTTCTGACCATGAAATGAACTGACTCTGGCCCACCCTGCTTGGAGTGGACGAGGCATCAGAGACCTCCAAAGAGACCAACCCAGGCTAACGTATCACCGTGTGCCTGCCCACAGCAGGGGATCACATACTTCCTGCTGTCTTATCAATACCTCCATTCGGACCATCACTACTACCATTTTCAGGTGACGACCAAAACACTCTCCACACCTGTACCTCCAGATCAGCCAGCTCGGAAACTCCTCTTTAATAACAGATcgcaatgacttgcccaaggccacacaggagGTGACAGTGCAAAGACTTGAATCGAGATCCACCAGCTCCTCAGTATAGAATTCTTTCTATCAAAACAGCAGTTTCTAACAAGGGTGGCATCAATACCAACAAGTGAGGGGCCTTTCCAGTCTCCCTTGATTTGCCTAGGGGAGGTCCCAGAAGTGAGACATCTGATCAGGCTGGTCTGACTGTGAACCAGCTTAGCAGCTCATCTCAGGCCTAGACACAGCCATGAGCACCTGTGACTGCATCCTTCACACTTCTCGGTGGTGCCCTGAGCTGCCACCCACTCCCTCTCTCCAGTGGCTGAGACAGAGCCTGCACTGGGATCGGTGCCCTCAGTAGGAGCTATTTCACTGCACGGGAAGACAATTTCCCACTTGGGCAACTCGAAAAAAGTCAATCGCCAAGATTCCCCAGTGGGTTTCGGCATCACTAGTGGCTGGTCACCATAAGACAATCAGGAATGAAGCCTTGGGAGGAGCTTCTACCGGGAAACCATGGTGGATTGGTCAACGAAGAATTCTGGTGCGATCGTGTGGCAGCCCCGCGATGATCAGCGGCCCAGCCCACACCATCACCGCACACAAGGAACCCATTGACCACCACACAGAGACGGCTGCTTCTGTGAATTACACAATCTGCCTTCAGTCCTCCAGAGCCTGCGCCAAGGCGTGCCAGAGAACTGGCCCGCTCCGGAGGAGGAGGACACTGTAGGACCCTGCCGGAGGCAGCACGCATGCCCTGGAGGTGAGCAGCACTATCAGTTAAAAGTTCATTAATGGGACTGGTTTGCGCACGTCCCGGCCATATGGCTGTGCAGTAGCCCAAAGCCTGCCTGGAGCACTGTTCACAATCATCTATGAAGCTGGCCCATTCTAAATGTCATCCCCCACCTTATCACATCACCCTGGAAATTGCTCTGGAGAACACCGACAAGACGCACAGTGGCTTTCAGAGAGAATATGTGAACCAGGGCCCTGTAAACTGACCGCCAATGACGGTCACAGCTGCAGTCTTACCTCTGCCTGTTTTTGGCCTTCCTCTGCCTGTTGGGAGTTTTCCTTAGTAACCACCACAGCATCAACACCTCGACACACAGCATGATGGTTCCCAAGGCATGGTCGTGCACTGAACGTAGGTGCacgtgtgcatgtctgtgtgatCACGTTTATGCTTATTTCAGCTCTGGGAGGCCAGCTATTGGGCACGATCCCCATTTCCCATAAGTGAACGCCAAGGCCACCCAGTTCACAGCATTCTTACCTCTCACTCTCATCTGCAGCCTTTtctgcctcctccagcttctgcAGGGCAGTAGCCAGTCGTTCCTGAGCCCTGTCCAACTCCTCCTCGACGAGCTGGATGCGTCGATTGAGAGCGGCCACATCGCCTTCAGCCTGGGGAGGTCAGAGGGGCGGTCAGGTAAAAGGGAAACAGACCAACCAGCAGCGGGAGCTGTTCCATCACACAGTATCCTCTCCCCCAGGTAACACGCTTCCCCTGTCAAAGCCCATCCACGAATCTGGACGGTAGATTTCATGCTCtatctcatctggaaaatgtgaATTTTTCATACAGTCTTTCCCCCAAATGTCAGTGAGCATCCACCGCTCAACTACAAAGGCAAGCGTCCCACAACAGGATGGACGGTCAAGTCAACCCAGGAGAAATCGACGAGTACGCTGTTCTAAGAGGACCTGCTGGCCTCTTCAGACTTGCTGGTCCCTCCATGGGGTTTCTAGGCAGCAAGGCCTCCAGTGACCTGGCTCACCCTGTTATATAAGGTCTGCTTCCTCCCAGCCAGCTGAATGGCAAGATAAATACAAGAATATGGACGCCTTGGGACACGTGGGCCATCCAGttgggaggaggggcgggggtcACCTGGTCAGAACTCCAGCCTCAACTAAGGCTGGCTGAGAGTTGCTGGGACAAAAAGGTGtcggaaaggaaagaaaacttggTTGCTGATAAACGAGAGATGTCTGGATGGTGTTGCTGGCTTTTCAAGGTGTTTTTACCTACAAGTGGTGCGCATAAAAGCAGGAACTCCAGGATCAAAAATGTGCTGAGTCACAATCCCCCGCTCTGCCGGGCTGTAGCCACGTGGCATCGGGTGGGTTGCTTCACTGCTGGCTCTGAGCCTCCCTATCCCAGCACCTGGTTACTTCACACCTCTGCAGGGACAGCAACGGAAGGGTGTGGCATTATACCTGGCATGTGGGATGTCCCACAAAGAACAGCTCTTACTGCTGTGACTTCACCTCTTTTAATCCTCGAGTATCTCACCCATTTTACAGTTGGAGAAACTGAGATCCAGCAAGGCGATGCAGTTTTGTTCAGTGTCACAGAGGGAATGTCCTCTGGAGCCCCAACCCAGGGTTCCTGCCTTGCTGAACCAGCACTCTGGGTCCTGTGggggcttggaggccacttagGAATATGGAGAGTTGGTAAAATAGAGATCTACCGACGGGTGAAGTATAAACCCACCCTGGCTTCTTCCTGACAAGACAAATAAAGACTCTCCAAATTGGAGGAGGATGTAAAAATTagtagagtgaaaaaaaaatgaggccagAGTTGCTGAGAAACAGAGTCAGGGAACTTTTCACAGCTCCAGAGTCCGAgtggcagagggagaggaaaTACGCACAGGTGTTTCGGATCGCAACTTCCTCTGAAACACCAATGTGGAGAATCCATTTCAACCACCGATGAACTAGTTGCAGAAATATCACCCACACCTTCCAGTGAGTAGGTGCCTTTCATTCTCTTTCAATTACATGAATCTTAGCTCTTTCCACTACGGGGGCAGGAATCAATTCTTTCCCCCCAAtagtttttagtacattcacaaaatTGTGCAACCCACACCACTGATTCCAAAAAATAGTTTTGTCACTCCTAAAAGAGACCTCATACTCATTAGCAGTCAAGAAATTGACGTTTTAGATCATGCAGAGGTGCATGATTCATGagtagccttaaaaaaaaaagccactcctTATGTGAGGGATTTTGAATCCCGACAACATGCTTTTGGCATGTTTTCAATTATCTGGCATCGAAAGAGCTCTGAGATGcattcatatatgtatgtatatacatatgtatatttttttgaaaaactgcTAGTCACTGCTAGTCATTTTGGGCTCCTCCCCTTCCTGCAATCAAAGCTTCCACACTCTACAAAGGATTTCCCTTATAAGGTAAAAGAGGCTTGCTAGATACATGTGGCAAAGGAACAGGAAGATGTCCGTTAATCACACAAAAATCTAAACGAAACCAGCTGTCGGGAGGCAGACTCAGAAGTCTGCCACACGCCGGCTCTTGGCTTTCTCTACCAGAGActgaaaaaggtttttttttttcgccTCCTCTGGGCTCAATTCCTTTTACCCAGGAAACCTTCTCAAGGCTTTTCCCCTCTCCTGACCAAGAGAAGCACGCTTTGAAAAGTgaactttttaaagaagtttgCGACTTTCCAAAAACATCTTTCCTCCCAACTGGACAGTCCCACTCTTAAGTCTTGGCTGGTGGCTAAGGGCCATTTTTAAGCAGAAGTAATTGTCCTCCAGCGAGATGACTTGGGATGAGATCAGAGGGAGGGTTAGGCCGGTTACGTGTGTGAAAGAGGCCAAACCAGCTACTGTTGGAGGCTTACACCAGGTTTCTGAGGCCTCTTCACGCCAGAGCAGACCTTACAGGATTAAACACTTTGACTCCAGCCAGGCGCAAGGCAGCCCGGAGCTCTTCCCTAGACCTGTCAATACACATGGCAATTCCACCCGCCTGGGCATCCTTTCCATTTCTGGGGGTCCCCACCCTGAGTCTCAATGCTCCAGCTTTCAGGGATCCTGGGCTTCCACCCTCTACCCTAACGAAATTTCTTGCCTCTGCGTCTTTGCACATGATCTCTCGTTCCAGCAAACTCTTAGTTCTTCTGTAAGACCCTGTTCAACCTCCATTTTGAACCTACCCTACCGGCTGGCTGCTTTTGTTAGGATCCcgtaacagaatacagaacccctcAGGAACACTAATCAGTCTTATTTGTACCCCtaactccctcccccacccccacccccatgcacACACTAGGCTGTGAGCTCGTCTGGGgtagagaagggagaaaaaagactaggaatagtctTTTTTCTACTATATGCCAGATGCCATGCAGGGAGGTTTTATTCCTGAGACGCCCCCGGCTATCCTGGGGTCAGCATTATTGTCGCCCATACTTTACTGATGGAGACACGCTCCTGGGAGTGAAGTACGAAGTGGTATGAGATAGGATTGGAATACAGACCTCTCTCTGGCCCCACGGGTTGCCACCACCTGTCTGATCCCAAGGGGCAGTCAGGCGACGAAGAGAGGTCAAGCCCCCTCCTCATTCAGCCCCATTATCTGCCTCAAGCCCTGCGACTTGCAGCAGAGGCACACAAAATGATCGTGGGTCAAGGGCCCCGTGCTAAGGTTCCAAGGGTCCCTTAAAAGGAAGGCAGGGTCCCGCGGCCCTTGTTCCCGCCGGGACCAGCTGGGGAGGAAAGGCCGGCGGCTCGGGACTGAACTTCCGTCCCCCGCCTGGAGCAGACACGTCGCCGCCGCGCCCCTGGGAACAGCTGGGAAAGTTCAGCAGGAACCGGGAAGCCTCGGAAGAGGCGAGAAAGTGCgacgcccccacccccactcccggTCTCGCCCTGTCCAACCCCAGACAATGGAAGCGCTACGTTTCCACTCTCACTTCCCGCTCCCAGGTCGAGTCGcaggcccccctcccccgccccgcccgccgcgcCCGGACCCCGGCGCCAGCCGCCAGTCAGAAGGCAGCAGGGTGTCCCCGAGCCCCTCTCCCCATTCCAGGATCGCGCACCCCCTCCTCCGTCCCATCCCCCCGTTTCTCGCTCGGCCGGCCCCGCCCGACCCGGATGCGGCACCCCCTCCCGCGTCCCAGGCCAGGAAAGGAGGATGGCGGTGAAGGAAGGGGTTTCAGCAGCGGGTCCCGGGGTGCGGGTCCGCGATTCGGAGCCCTGGGGCGCGAGTGTGCGAAGGTGGGCTAATGGGGGGGGCAGCGGCGGGCGGGGAGCGCGGGAAGCGGGCGGCGccgggagaagggaagaaaggaggggtCGCCCGGGCCGGGGTGCGGAAGCCCGAGCGCGCGGGGCCGGGGTGCGGGCTCTCACTTTCTCGCGCCGCTCGCGCTCGCCGTCCAGCTCCCGCTGCAGGCCCTGCGCGCGGTCCTCCGCCTCGTCCGCCTGCTGCTGCAGGGCCTGGATTTTGCGTTTCACCGCCTCCAGGGAGTTGAGGCCAGCCATGGCGCGGAGGCGCACGCAGCGGGTGCGGGCAGCGGCGGgcgctcggctcggctcggctcggctcggctccgGCAAGAGCTGCAGCAGCCGCGCCCCGGCCCCCGAGCCTTTGCCTGCGCCGGGGCCGCCCCCGCCTCTCCCCGCCCCCGGACCGGCCGCCGTCGGGGCGATGAGGTCACCCGGCCCGGCCGCCGACGTCAGCACCGCTGGGGGAGGGCCTGACGTCGGCACCGCTGGCCACAGCTGCTGGAAAGTGCCCCTTTTCGGGACTTATTTGGAGAAAGCGCCGGGAGGCACcgccttctcctcttcctcctcctcctcttcctctggcgCTTCCCACCCGCCCGGCCCCGGGGCTCCTGCCTGGCTCTGCCGCGGGCCCCCATTACTGGCCACGTACGTCGGAGGCTTTCTTCTCCGTCAGCTCCAGCTTCTCATGCGCGTCCTTTAGGCTCTCGGAATGTTTGTCCAGTTCATCCTCCGTCTCCTTCAGCTTCTTCTGGAGGTGCGtcagctcctcctccacctgggGACAGATCGGGGGACGCGTCAGCCTGGGACCACGACCCCGCGGGGCAGGGGTGTGCCCCCACATTCACAAGAGTCCTCTGCCTGTGTCTCTGGGCCCaagttttctaatctgtaaaacaGGGGTAACAGTGTTATGCACCACTCAGTAAATGGGTTAATACGCCTTTAGCATCCTTTCCTTGTGCTTATCTTTTTTGGGGTCCCCTCTGTCCTCTTGCGGAATCCATCACAGCTATTGGGAAACAAGCCCCGACGCGTTTCCTAGAAACACGTGTTCAGTTTTTGCAGGCTCCTCTGAGGAGTCTCATGTTCTGGGCCTAGACCATCCCCTTACCCGCAGCCACCCCAACTCTGGCAGCCAGAGAAGCTTCCTACATATGTTTACCGGCCTTCTGCCTAGAACCTGCCGTGGCTCCCCATTGCTTAAGAGAGGGGTTCTCAGACCGTCCCACAAAATACCCTGAAGAGTTGACGTGCTCAGCCTCCCCAACTCCTGGACTTTGGGGGCTTAGGCTAAAAGAGAGGTACTCAAAGATCATTTTCTTGGAAGGCTCAGGTTAAATCTTTTACATTCTTGCATATTTGGCTTGTGTTcgttttaataaaaatgttcctTACATTCCCCAAATTTTCAGTCCTCTTTGTTTATCCTGAGAGTCTTGCCCCACTCCTGGCACCCACAGTTTAAGAAGCTCAGGTCTATGGGATGCAAACCACAGACCCCTTCACCTCTCTGTTTCCACCACCCCCTACCACACCAGTCACCTCTCTCACCTCCCTCACCTTCCTCTAACTCTGAGCTGGGATGATCAGACCAGCTCATGCTTTGATCTCATTACGTCTCAGGTGGTTTGACCCCTGGTTTTGTCCATACTTTCAGGGTGGGCAGGTAGCCCCAAAGGACCATGCATCCTCCTGCTTCTTCCTCACAacaggaagcccagagaagggGAGTGGCTCTCTGAGGGTCACACaacacaggatttgaacccaCTTCTGAACAGGCCCTCATGCCAGACCTGCTTTTCTGCACCCCTCCCTGACATGTACACTCCTAAGACAATATGCATAATATCAGGtgctgtgtatgtatgtgtgtgagcgCACACTCGCAGGTGTGCACGTTCTTCAAAGGGTCCCATCGcagcctcccatctcccgggCTACTGAGTGTCCTACTGCTCGCTGAGCTGGGGAATGGAAGCCGGGTGGAAGATCAAAGGAGAAGGGTGGCAGCAACTTGGGCCTAAGTCAGGGTCCACAGGCTCTGACCTTGACCTCTAGGTAAGGAGCCGGAAGCCTGACGCCAAATCCCAGCTGTATGACCCCTGTCCCCTTttttgggcctcagtctcctcatctgcagaatggaaGCCTTGACTTGGTGGTCTCTGAGTGTCCTGGCAGCTGCTTTTGAGCTTCCGCCTTGACTGAGAAAATGAGCCAATTTCCTTAAAGACAGGTCAGCCTGACCCAGTGTCCATTTGACTTCCTCTGGGTGACAGCATTCCCCAGGGGCCAGCTGTGTGCCGGGCACAGTGCTCTTATAACATGAAAGTATAAGAGCAAGTTCTGCAGCATTGGGTTCATTTGGGTGTAAAGGAAGTTTCTGATGACTTTTTCTTGCAGTGTTTGCACAACCAGGAATGAGTCTGTCATAAGCAGGGCAGGAGACCACGAATCAGTTAGAATGTTCCACCGTCTTCCTGGAGCCTTATGGCACAGAAAAGTAAACTGAGTCCCTAAATAAGAAAaggacctgcccaaggccacacagagaGCTCATTTGAACCCTTGTCAGACTGACTCCCAGCTGGTTTGCTCCTCTGCTGGGTGAGCTGTGCCCACCGCCCAGCACACTTTCTTCCACTGACCCTCCACACCCAGCGCCAGTGCCCCCTCCCCTAGGCAGAGCCCTCACCAACCCCTTGGGACCTCCCAGTCGCTATCTGACCCTCTGGCCCAACCCTGACCCCTAAGGCAGGGTTGTCCCTCCGTGTGTGGctctgtcccccccaccccagcctgggccTGAGGTTGCTACGGGCTCCAGCATCACCCAGCGTGGAGCTGGGCCTGATGCTCACCACAGAACCCCGGGTGGGGGGGAGGTTTGCAGAATGAATCAACGACACAATCCCAAACCCTTCACTGGTTGGAGCCGAGTCTGAGAAATAAGTAAGATGGACACAGACTGGGTTCCTTTCCCTCTGTGTGAATTCCGCCCCCACAAAGCGTGTATGGGTGCACAGGGCCTTGCTGGGGGGCTGAGCCTTGCCCTGGCTCTGCGAGGTCTCCCTCAAGTCATTTCCTTCTtgggacctcagtttccctgctTGTAAAATGGCCAGGAGGGTCATGGATTGCATCCCTGCAAATGGGGCCTTTGGGCAGGGCTGAAGCAGGATGTGGGGTCAAAGGCCATTTGTGGCGGATGTCACTGCCCTGGGAGGAGAGCAGGCAGGAAGTAGGCAGGCTTGGCCTCCTAGTCTTCTTCTGGACAGAGAGGGCTTGGAATCGAGACTTTGCTGCAGGGTCCATGAGGGTCAGGCTGGCCCGAGAACCATGTTCTCTGGGCTCCTGAAGCATAAGGCACTCTGGGTAAATTGTCTTTCATGGCCTCCTGCCTTTGTTCCAGGCAGAACTGGCCATCTGCCCTACAGAGCTCAGGCTTCTGCTTT of Vicugna pacos chromosome 22, VicPac4, whole genome shotgun sequence contains these proteins:
- the TPM4 gene encoding tropomyosin alpha-4 chain isoform X4, with the protein product MAGLNSLEAVKRKIQALQQQADEAEDRAQGLQRELDGERERREKAEGDVAALNRRIQLVEEELDRAQERLATALQKLEEAEKAADESERGMKVIENRAMKDEEKMEIQEMQLKEAKHIAEEADRKYEEVARKLVILEGELERAEERAEVSELKCGDLEEELKNVTNNLKSLEAASEKYSEKEDKYEEEIKLLSDKLKEAETRAEFAERTVAKLEKTIDDLEDELYAQKLKCKAISEELDHALNDMTSL
- the TPM4 gene encoding tropomyosin alpha-4 chain isoform X3, which codes for MEAIKKKMQMLKLDKENAIDRAEQAESDKKAAEERCKQVEEELTHLQKKLKETEDELDKHSESLKDAHEKLELTEKKASDAEGDVAALNRRIQLVEEELDRAQERLATALQKLEEAEKAADESERGMKVIENRAMKDEEKMEIQEMQLKEAKHIAEEADRKYEEVARKLVILEGELERAEERAEVSELKCGDLEEELKNVTNNLKSLEAASEKYSEKEDKYEEEIKLLSDKLKEAETRAEFAERTVAKLEKTIDDLEDELYAQKLKCKAISEELDHALNDMTSL
- the TPM4 gene encoding tropomyosin alpha-4 chain isoform X1; translated protein: MEAIKKKMQMLKLDKENAIDRAEQAESDKKAAEERCKQVEEELTHLQKKLKETEDELDKHSESLKDAHEKLELTEKKASDAEGDVAALNRRIQLVEEELDRAQERLATALQKLEEAEKAADESERGMKVIENRAMKDEEKMEIQEMQLKEAKHIAEEADRKYEEVARKLVILEGELERAEERAEVSELKCGDLEEELKNVTNNLKSLEAASEKYSEKEDKYEEEIKLLSDKLKEAETRAEFAERTVAKLEKTIDDLEEKLAQAKEENVGLHQTLDQTLNELNCI
- the TPM4 gene encoding tropomyosin alpha-4 chain isoform X2 codes for the protein MAGLNSLEAVKRKIQALQQQADEAEDRAQGLQRELDGERERREKAEGDVAALNRRIQLVEEELDRAQERLATALQKLEEAEKAADESERGMKVIENRAMKDEEKMEIQEMQLKEAKHIAEEADRKYEEVARKLVILEGELERAEERAEVSELKCGDLEEELKNVTNNLKSLEAASEKYSEKEDKYEEEIKLLSDKLKEAETRAEFAERTVAKLEKTIDDLEEKLAQAKEENVGLHQTLDQTLNELNCI